A window of Tautonia plasticadhaerens contains these coding sequences:
- a CDS encoding sulfotransferase family protein, with amino-acid sequence MGTYSKILKWPFRALGLRRHPAPVGAEEHYVEIAEGEFAEPDPGSMHAPEPPALQPILIPGLSARTGSTVVMQLLGTSPQIAFERRYPFETRHLGYLCHWARALKWVQHPTNSWNSSIIGRDLNLKWIRPFPGTDSQLLRTEGSSEPLWARVLRASWKEYSQLVTENMRRLTDSDLPVLYYAEKLESPTAFVTARRLFGARALHTLRDPRDVVVSMIAFNRKRGVNDMGPVEGESVAAYVVRRSPDWKKRLQTIIEVLNAPPNPFDYVIRYENLMADPATEAQRLGDWLGVELDPSEISSSNQIKKIHMTSQSSSDSVERWRSELDPDARQAFVDCLAGELEVLGYRVR; translated from the coding sequence ATGGGAACCTATTCGAAGATACTCAAGTGGCCGTTCCGTGCGCTCGGCCTTCGCCGCCACCCCGCGCCGGTCGGCGCCGAGGAGCACTATGTCGAGATCGCCGAGGGTGAGTTCGCCGAGCCCGATCCCGGTTCCATGCATGCTCCGGAGCCGCCGGCACTGCAGCCTATCCTGATCCCCGGGCTTTCCGCCCGGACCGGCTCGACCGTCGTCATGCAGCTCCTCGGCACCTCGCCCCAGATCGCCTTCGAGCGGCGATATCCCTTCGAGACCCGTCACCTGGGCTACCTGTGCCACTGGGCCCGGGCCCTGAAGTGGGTCCAGCATCCCACGAATTCGTGGAACTCATCGATCATCGGCCGTGATTTGAATCTCAAATGGATCCGCCCCTTCCCGGGCACCGACTCTCAACTGCTGCGGACGGAAGGCTCTTCTGAGCCGCTCTGGGCCCGAGTCCTCCGGGCCTCGTGGAAGGAATACTCTCAGCTTGTTACCGAGAACATGCGGAGGCTGACCGATTCGGATCTCCCGGTCCTTTACTACGCCGAGAAATTGGAGAGCCCCACGGCGTTCGTGACGGCCCGACGGCTGTTTGGGGCTCGTGCGCTCCACACCCTTCGCGACCCTCGGGACGTCGTTGTCTCCATGATCGCCTTCAATCGCAAGAGGGGGGTGAACGATATGGGGCCGGTCGAGGGGGAATCGGTCGCCGCCTATGTCGTCCGACGGTCTCCCGACTGGAAGAAGCGACTCCAAACGATCATTGAGGTCCTCAACGCTCCCCCCAATCCGTTCGATTACGTGATCCGCTACGAGAACCTGATGGCCGACCCGGCGACCGAGGCCCAGAGGCTCGGCGACTGGCTGGGGGTGGAGCTCGATCCCTCCGAAATCAGCTCGTCCAATCAGATCAAGAAAATTCACATGACAAGTCAAAGTTCGAGCGATTCGGTTGAGAGGTGGCGTTCCGAACTCGATCCCGATGCCAGGCAGGCGTTCGTGGACTGCCTCGCCGGCGAGCTCGAAGTCCTGGGCTACCGCGTCCGATGA
- a CDS encoding phosphoglycerate dehydrogenase, translating into MRDPGPPPKSHRVLVTNLIMQRDAHLFAGELEEAGVELEMYPVRQFLTEEELLPILGGFDGMIAGDDRLTARVLEVSQPRLRVISKWGVGLDSIDLEAARRLGIRVFNSPGAFGVAVAEVALAYMLMLSRHVGQVDRAIRRGEWPKPEGEGLAGKTLGLVGFGSIGQAIARRALAFDMTVLASDVKAADLSPLAPAGVTFAGLDRVVEQADSHCLACNLTPENHHLIDAATLARMKPSSYLINVARGPLVDEAALVEALLAGRLAGAALDVFETEPLPVDSPLARLENVVLGSHNANNLKSANDHVNRNSIANLLQGLASAGP; encoded by the coding sequence ATGCGTGATCCCGGCCCGCCCCCGAAGAGCCATCGCGTCCTCGTCACGAACCTGATCATGCAGCGCGACGCCCACCTGTTCGCCGGGGAGCTGGAGGAGGCCGGGGTCGAGCTGGAGATGTACCCGGTCCGGCAGTTCCTCACCGAGGAGGAATTGCTGCCGATCCTGGGCGGGTTCGATGGGATGATTGCCGGCGACGACCGGCTGACGGCCCGCGTGCTCGAGGTGTCGCAGCCCCGGCTCCGGGTCATCAGCAAGTGGGGCGTCGGGCTCGACTCGATCGACCTGGAGGCGGCCCGACGCCTGGGGATCCGGGTCTTCAACTCGCCGGGGGCCTTCGGGGTCGCGGTGGCCGAGGTCGCCCTGGCCTACATGCTCATGCTTTCCCGGCACGTCGGGCAGGTCGACCGGGCCATCCGGCGCGGCGAGTGGCCCAAGCCGGAGGGCGAGGGGCTGGCCGGGAAGACCCTGGGCCTGGTCGGCTTCGGCTCCATCGGCCAGGCCATCGCCCGCCGGGCCCTGGCCTTCGACATGACCGTCCTGGCCTCCGACGTGAAGGCCGCCGACCTGTCCCCCCTCGCGCCCGCCGGGGTCACGTTCGCCGGCCTGGACCGCGTCGTCGAGCAGGCCGATTCCCACTGCCTGGCCTGCAACCTGACCCCCGAGAACCATCACCTGATCGACGCGGCGACGCTCGCGCGGATGAAGCCGTCGTCGTACCTGATCAACGTGGCCCGGGGCCCGCTCGTCGACGAGGCGGCCCTGGTCGAGGCGCTACTCGCCGGCCGGCTCGCCGGCGCGGCGCTGGACGTCTTCGAAACCGAGCCACTGCCGGTCGACAGCCCGCTCGCCCGGCTCGAGAACGTCGTGCTTGGCAGCCACAACGCGAACAACCTCAAGTCGGCCAACGACCACGTCAACCGGAACTCCATCGCGAACCTGCTGCAGGGGCTGGCCTCCGCCGGCCCCTGA
- a CDS encoding motility associated factor glycosyltransferase family protein, giving the protein MNTLTSPSSRRLRELPGVRLLKRPYRWLKTYSSPEGANTRKLMALRNRHQGRRGVILGNGPSLRVEDLDRLAGEVTFASNKIFLAFPETSWRPTYYSVSDILVAQNNREEINDLRLTKIFGSSVRGVFPDRDDILWLRERNAPEQRFSEDCAECVYGGFSVVYYQLQLAFHLGIREVYLIGMDFNFSVPAGTGQMSVHGEVLKSEGEVNHFHRDYRKPGETWTMPRLDKQREAFSCAREAFERHGGEVSNASRSTKLEVFPKVSFDAQFPGP; this is encoded by the coding sequence ATGAACACCTTGACCAGTCCCTCGAGTCGACGGCTACGCGAGCTCCCGGGCGTCCGCCTCCTGAAGCGTCCTTATCGGTGGCTGAAGACCTACTCCTCGCCCGAGGGGGCCAACACCCGCAAGCTCATGGCGCTCCGGAACCGCCACCAGGGCCGCCGGGGCGTCATCCTCGGCAACGGGCCGAGCCTCCGGGTCGAGGATCTCGACCGCCTCGCTGGCGAGGTCACCTTCGCCTCGAACAAGATCTTCCTGGCCTTCCCCGAGACCTCGTGGCGGCCGACGTACTACTCGGTCAGCGACATCCTCGTCGCCCAGAATAACCGCGAGGAGATCAACGACCTTCGCCTGACCAAGATCTTCGGGAGCTCGGTCCGGGGCGTCTTCCCAGATCGCGATGACATCCTCTGGCTCCGGGAGCGGAACGCGCCCGAGCAGCGGTTCTCCGAGGACTGCGCCGAGTGCGTCTACGGCGGCTTCTCGGTGGTCTACTACCAGCTCCAGCTCGCCTTCCACCTGGGCATCCGGGAAGTCTACCTGATCGGCATGGACTTCAACTTCTCGGTCCCCGCCGGCACCGGCCAGATGAGCGTCCACGGCGAGGTGCTCAAGTCGGAGGGCGAGGTCAACCACTTCCACCGCGACTATCGCAAGCCGGGTGAGACCTGGACGATGCCCAGGCTCGACAAGCAGCGGGAGGCGTTCTCCTGCGCAAGGGAGGCCTTCGAGCGACACGGCGGCGAGGTCTCCAATGCCTCGCGGTCCACCAAGCTCGAGGTCTTCCCGAAGGTGTCTTTCGACGCCCAATTCCCCGGGCCATGA
- a CDS encoding glycosyltransferase family 2 protein: MNSCKVSVVVPMYNAQRYIGTCIESVLAQDFSAFELLVVDDGSSDLSAEVVDRHARHDGRIRLLRHPGGVNLGVSRSRKLGIAEASGEFVAFLDADDAFEPTKLGRQIALMESHPDCVLCHTGIRTVVDLPTDQELASQLETYSKQVVAFVNGLSSEVTEYRFLDRPHALRSNPVCNSSTLVHAPALRATAAATRQLFQFEDFSQWALLSGRGPFLFLPDPLTRYRVHGASSTSSLLADPLKKIYSLIECLLVILVHAEDPHLRGLAESELRDSLSRAMDLYAERRPEGIPDGRDAASHPLGETPSDLWEHRARHLQARLSGLEAEMHSISSQLEAIRGSKYYKAISIVKKAMRSVGIR; the protein is encoded by the coding sequence ATGAATTCCTGCAAGGTGAGTGTCGTCGTCCCGATGTATAACGCCCAGCGTTACATCGGGACGTGCATCGAGTCCGTGCTCGCGCAGGACTTCTCGGCCTTCGAGTTGCTCGTGGTCGACGACGGATCGAGCGACCTCTCCGCCGAGGTCGTCGATCGCCATGCGCGACATGACGGACGGATCCGGCTGCTCCGGCATCCTGGAGGCGTCAACCTCGGTGTCAGCCGGTCCAGGAAGCTGGGGATCGCGGAGGCATCGGGAGAGTTTGTCGCCTTTCTCGACGCCGATGACGCGTTCGAGCCGACGAAGCTTGGGCGCCAGATCGCCTTGATGGAATCCCACCCCGACTGCGTGCTGTGTCACACCGGGATCCGCACCGTCGTCGACCTCCCGACAGACCAGGAGCTCGCGTCGCAGCTCGAGACCTACTCGAAGCAAGTGGTCGCCTTCGTCAATGGGCTCTCAAGCGAGGTGACCGAGTATCGCTTCCTCGATCGTCCCCATGCCCTGCGGAGCAATCCCGTCTGCAACTCGAGCACGCTGGTCCACGCCCCGGCGCTTCGCGCCACCGCGGCGGCGACGAGGCAACTCTTCCAGTTCGAGGACTTCTCCCAGTGGGCCCTCCTGTCGGGCCGCGGCCCGTTCCTCTTCCTCCCCGACCCGCTGACCCGGTATCGGGTCCACGGGGCATCGTCGACCTCAAGCCTGCTCGCCGATCCACTCAAGAAGATTTATTCGCTGATCGAATGCCTGCTCGTCATCCTGGTCCACGCCGAGGACCCCCACCTGAGGGGCCTCGCCGAATCGGAGCTGCGCGACTCGCTCTCCCGGGCCATGGACCTCTACGCAGAGCGTCGACCCGAGGGGATCCCCGATGGGCGCGACGCGGCGTCCCATCCCCTGGGGGAGACCCCCTCGGACCTATGGGAGCATCGCGCGAGACACCTGCAGGCACGGTTGTCGGGGTTGGAGGCCGAGATGCATTCCATCTCTTCCCAACTCGAGGCAATAAGAGGATCCAAATATTACAAAGCAATTTCAATTGTAAAAAAAGCGATGCGATCGGTGGGGATCCGCTGA
- a CDS encoding glycosyltransferase family 4 protein yields MSLIGREGTRGGGGIRVLFIGHEASRTGAPILLLHLLRWLRGGGDVHFRVLLGKGGPIEGGYRELAPTWVLDRGHWSPHRWVERVPLLRGLVRRARRKVAEPWRIRRLQQAIRSFDPELIYVNTAATWATLAVLGELDAPVILHVHELQACIRDYIGLADFDRLKARADHYIAVAEAVRANLRDNHGIAPDDISLVHEFIPAQVELSGSPGERRARICREIGLDTSAQFVGATGSLIWRKAPELFLLVAREVHRRDPSRPIHFLWLGASPDSLEAFRLRHDAAQAGIGDRFHLLGSRPNPLDYMDLFDVFVLTSREDPYPLVVLESASLGKPILCFAGSGGAPEFVEDDCGFVVPYLDIGAMADRVVDLLDSGDLRTRLGEAGRRKAIARHNLDDVGPRVVEIIRRFRRTEESMSFACPGQRLSDPRTDGAEPSSRSRTAPQGGPGR; encoded by the coding sequence ATGTCGCTGATCGGCCGTGAGGGCACGCGGGGGGGCGGCGGCATCAGGGTCCTCTTCATCGGGCACGAGGCCTCACGCACCGGGGCCCCGATCCTGCTGCTCCACCTCTTGAGATGGCTCAGGGGAGGCGGCGACGTCCACTTCCGCGTCCTGCTCGGGAAGGGCGGCCCGATCGAGGGAGGCTATCGGGAACTGGCACCGACATGGGTCCTGGATCGGGGCCACTGGTCTCCGCACCGGTGGGTCGAACGGGTGCCGCTGCTTCGGGGCCTCGTGCGTCGGGCCCGTCGGAAGGTCGCCGAACCGTGGCGGATCCGGCGCCTGCAGCAGGCGATCCGCTCGTTCGACCCCGAGCTGATCTATGTCAACACGGCGGCGACGTGGGCGACCCTCGCGGTCCTCGGGGAGCTCGATGCCCCGGTGATCCTCCACGTCCACGAACTGCAGGCCTGCATCCGGGATTATATCGGCCTCGCCGACTTCGACCGGCTGAAGGCCAGGGCCGATCATTACATCGCCGTGGCCGAGGCGGTCAGGGCGAATCTCCGGGACAACCACGGCATCGCCCCGGATGACATCAGCTTGGTCCATGAGTTCATACCGGCCCAGGTCGAGCTCTCCGGCAGCCCCGGCGAGCGACGGGCTCGAATCTGCCGCGAGATCGGCCTGGATACCTCGGCCCAGTTCGTCGGGGCCACCGGTTCGCTCATCTGGAGGAAGGCCCCGGAACTGTTCCTCTTGGTCGCCCGCGAGGTTCATCGGCGCGATCCGAGTCGCCCGATACACTTCCTGTGGCTCGGCGCCTCGCCCGACAGCTTGGAGGCGTTCCGCCTCCGCCACGACGCGGCCCAAGCGGGGATCGGCGACCGATTCCACCTTCTCGGCTCCCGCCCGAATCCGCTCGATTACATGGACCTGTTCGACGTCTTCGTGCTAACCTCCAGGGAAGATCCGTATCCCCTGGTAGTCCTCGAATCCGCCTCTCTGGGAAAGCCGATCCTCTGCTTCGCCGGGTCGGGCGGCGCCCCGGAGTTCGTGGAGGATGACTGCGGGTTCGTCGTTCCGTATCTGGACATCGGAGCGATGGCCGATCGCGTCGTCGACTTGCTCGATTCCGGCGACCTCCGCACCCGACTCGGCGAGGCCGGTCGGCGCAAGGCCATCGCCCGGCACAACCTCGACGACGTCGGCCCTCGGGTCGTCGAGATCATCCGTCGCTTCCGGCGAACCGAGGAGAGCATGTCATTTGCCTGTCCAGGTCAGCGTCTTTCGGATCCGCGAACTGATGGGGCGGAGCCGTCGAGCCGGAGCCGCACGGCTCCGCAGGGCGGTCCGGGCCGGTGA
- a CDS encoding glycosyltransferase family 2 protein: MSPARDPSAVPPIEPVSEGLDRPFWSVMMPAYNAGDYLEQSLRSVLDQDPGPHRMQIAVVDDASAGVDRAEAIVRRLAPARVEFHRAAENLGLAGNWNRCIGLARGHWVHLLHQDDWILPGFYEQLGRAEAEAPGVGAAFCRQFFADRDGHWTALSHLEGRAAGVLESLLVRLSSFQPIQCPSIVVRRSTYEALGGFQGDLRYNLDWEMWCRIASRYPVWYEPSPLACYRQHEGSETAALMEAGAVVPDIRRAISIVRPYMPTELHPSIGLGKLDWVRHVMLREADRALTRGDYRSGLRHLRQAVACDPSGRWRHDIWSRRRWALKLIVRQSLGLDRPRAAPGP; encoded by the coding sequence ATGAGCCCCGCCCGAGACCCGTCCGCCGTGCCACCGATCGAGCCGGTCTCCGAGGGGCTCGACCGCCCGTTCTGGTCGGTGATGATGCCGGCCTACAACGCCGGCGACTACCTGGAGCAGTCGCTGCGATCGGTCCTCGACCAGGATCCCGGGCCCCATCGCATGCAGATCGCCGTGGTCGACGATGCGTCGGCGGGTGTCGACCGCGCCGAGGCGATCGTGCGACGGCTGGCGCCGGCTCGCGTCGAGTTCCACCGCGCCGCCGAGAACCTCGGCCTGGCCGGCAACTGGAACCGCTGCATCGGCCTGGCACGGGGCCACTGGGTCCATCTCCTGCACCAGGACGACTGGATCTTGCCCGGCTTCTACGAGCAACTCGGCCGGGCCGAGGCCGAGGCCCCCGGGGTCGGCGCCGCCTTCTGCCGCCAGTTCTTCGCCGACCGTGACGGCCACTGGACCGCCCTCTCCCACCTGGAGGGGCGCGCCGCCGGAGTCCTGGAGTCGTTGCTGGTGCGACTGAGCTCGTTCCAGCCGATCCAGTGCCCCTCGATCGTCGTGCGGCGGTCTACGTACGAGGCGCTGGGCGGTTTCCAGGGCGACCTGCGGTACAATCTCGACTGGGAGATGTGGTGCCGGATCGCCTCCCGCTACCCGGTCTGGTACGAGCCCAGCCCACTCGCCTGCTACCGCCAGCACGAGGGGAGCGAGACGGCCGCACTGATGGAGGCTGGCGCCGTGGTGCCGGATATCCGCCGGGCCATCTCGATCGTCAGGCCTTACATGCCGACCGAGCTCCATCCATCGATCGGCCTCGGGAAGCTGGACTGGGTCCGCCATGTGATGCTTCGAGAGGCCGACCGGGCCCTGACGCGGGGCGATTACCGCTCGGGGCTGCGTCACCTCCGCCAGGCCGTCGCGTGCGATCCCTCGGGCCGATGGAGGCACGACATCTGGTCTCGCCGCCGCTGGGCGCTCAAGCTGATCGTCAGGCAGTCACTGGGCCTCGACCGTCCCCGGGCCGCTCCCGGACCGTGA
- a CDS encoding glycosyltransferase family 2 protein, with amino-acid sequence MPAVSVVMPAYNAERYLAEAVESILEQTFEDFEMIVLDDGSTDGTLAILDRYAAADGRVRVISRPNTGIVGALNEMVAHSRGELLARMDSDDVARPDRLERQVAYMRARPECVCVGSWVVFIDSKGRPISLGHVDPDDDEALQDEALSGSCPLCHPSVMMRADVVRAVGGYCESFSTAQDIDLFLKLGDRGRLGNIQEPLLKYRLHAQSVSERRQRLQLQNFRRASDDACARRGLTPRFVPRAPWRPVDRDSLLGFYTWCGWSGFMQGDRRMALEYGLEAVRLIPWRPAGWRLLACALLKKPLPGPIPTPPWRPAPVPNPDPTPVSPPMPG; translated from the coding sequence ATGCCCGCTGTCTCCGTCGTCATGCCGGCCTACAACGCCGAGCGGTACCTGGCCGAGGCCGTCGAGAGCATCCTCGAGCAGACGTTCGAGGACTTCGAGATGATCGTCCTCGATGACGGTTCGACCGACGGCACCCTGGCGATCCTGGATCGCTACGCCGCCGCCGACGGCCGCGTCCGCGTGATCAGCCGGCCGAACACGGGCATCGTCGGCGCCCTCAACGAGATGGTGGCGCACTCCCGGGGCGAGCTGCTGGCCCGCATGGACTCCGACGACGTCGCCCGGCCGGACCGCCTGGAGCGGCAGGTCGCCTACATGCGGGCGCGCCCGGAGTGCGTCTGCGTCGGCAGCTGGGTCGTCTTCATCGACTCCAAGGGGCGGCCGATCTCGCTCGGCCACGTCGACCCCGATGACGACGAGGCCCTGCAGGACGAGGCCCTCTCCGGCAGTTGCCCGCTGTGCCACCCCAGCGTCATGATGCGTGCAGACGTGGTGCGGGCCGTCGGCGGCTACTGCGAGAGCTTCTCGACGGCTCAGGACATCGACCTGTTCCTGAAGTTGGGCGATCGGGGCCGGCTGGGCAACATCCAGGAGCCGTTGCTGAAGTACCGGCTGCATGCGCAGTCGGTCAGCGAGCGCCGGCAGCGACTCCAGTTGCAGAACTTCCGCCGCGCCTCCGACGACGCCTGTGCCCGCCGAGGCCTGACTCCCCGGTTCGTCCCGCGGGCGCCGTGGCGTCCGGTCGACCGGGACTCGCTCCTGGGCTTCTATACCTGGTGCGGCTGGTCGGGGTTCATGCAGGGGGACCGGCGGATGGCCCTCGAGTACGGCCTGGAGGCTGTCCGGCTGATCCCCTGGCGGCCGGCCGGCTGGCGGCTGCTAGCCTGCGCCCTGCTGAAGAAGCCGCTGCCAGGCCCCATCCCGACGCCGCCCTGGCGCCCCGCCCCGGTCCCGAACCCGGATCCGACCCCGGTCTCGCCCCCCATGCCGGGTTGA
- a CDS encoding IS4/Tn5 family transposase DNA-binding protein — translation MERPIPPEPEPTRWASAHFAGADLADVRRVRRVVRIAGAWADRPGRSIPAPFEDRYDIKAAYHLFDHADATPERLQAGHRGLVAEALRQRGTSLLIEDTTVISYPGRRPVPGLGTVGYSGRGQTGFHLHTVLAARWPGQVRPDAHGRRPALEVLGLADQQSDVRAPLPAGTTRRRPPARKPTDPPKSWERATERVGPAPEEAAVRWVRVCDREADIDEFLRSCQRARHGFVVPAARDRIVMDPATGRPDGSLRRQVAASAALGQFVLQLRSRPGRAARSATLSVSVTPVALVAPRRLGRAADATERLTCTAVRVWEEHPPEGVEPLEWVLMCDAPVAGRDAAIGRASQYSARWLVEMNTRLLKTVMQMEMLRPWSPALVRKELAARMLAYNLIRELMAEAARAGGMEPRRLSFKGALHMVGAFEAGHLDDPAQIAADLPLLLG, via the coding sequence ATGGAGCGGCCGATTCCCCCCGAACCTGAGCCGACCCGTTGGGCCTCGGCCCACTTCGCGGGGGCCGACCTCGCCGATGTCCGCCGCGTCCGCAGGGTCGTCCGGATCGCCGGGGCCTGGGCCGACCGGCCCGGTCGCAGCATCCCGGCTCCGTTCGAGGACCGCTACGACATCAAGGCGGCCTACCACCTGTTCGACCACGCCGACGCCACCCCCGAGCGCCTCCAGGCCGGGCACCGCGGGCTCGTGGCCGAGGCCCTTCGACAGCGGGGGACCTCCCTGCTGATCGAGGACACGACCGTCATCTCCTACCCCGGCCGCCGGCCGGTCCCCGGCCTGGGTACGGTCGGCTACTCCGGGCGGGGCCAGACGGGATTCCACCTGCACACCGTCCTGGCGGCCCGTTGGCCGGGGCAGGTCCGCCCCGACGCGCACGGCCGGCGGCCCGCCCTGGAGGTCCTCGGCCTGGCCGACCAGCAGTCCGACGTCCGAGCACCCTTGCCGGCCGGCACGACCCGCCGTCGGCCGCCGGCCCGCAAGCCGACCGACCCGCCTAAGTCCTGGGAGCGGGCCACCGAGCGGGTCGGCCCGGCCCCCGAGGAGGCCGCGGTCCGCTGGGTGCGGGTCTGCGACCGCGAGGCGGACATCGACGAGTTCCTCCGCAGCTGCCAGCGGGCCCGACACGGCTTCGTCGTGCCCGCGGCGCGCGACCGTATCGTGATGGACCCGGCGACCGGCCGGCCCGACGGCTCGCTGCGCCGCCAGGTCGCCGCCTCGGCGGCCCTCGGCCAGTTCGTCCTCCAGTTGCGGTCGCGACCGGGCCGGGCCGCGCGGTCGGCGACGCTGTCGGTCAGCGTCACCCCGGTGGCGCTGGTCGCCCCGCGGCGGCTGGGCCGGGCCGCCGACGCCACGGAGCGGCTGACCTGCACGGCGGTGCGGGTCTGGGAGGAGCACCCGCCCGAGGGCGTCGAGCCGCTGGAGTGGGTCCTGATGTGCGACGCCCCGGTCGCGGGCCGCGACGCGGCGATCGGGCGGGCCTCGCAGTACTCGGCGCGGTGGCTGGTCGAAATGAATACACGCTTGTTGAAGACAGTGATGCAAATGGAGATGTTGCGGCCCTGGAGCCCGGCCCTGGTGCGCAAGGAGTTGGCGGCCCGCATGCTGGCCTACAACCTGATTCGGGAGCTGATGGCCGAGGCGGCGCGGGCCGGGGGGATGGAACCGCGGCGGCTGAGCTTCAAGGGGGCACTGCATATGGTGGGGGCATTCGAAGCGGGCCACCTGGACGACCCGGCGCAGATCGCGGCGGACCTGCCGCTGCTGCTGGGCTGA
- a CDS encoding ABC transporter ATP-binding protein — translation MPTTPLPAASPLERLEAEFLRPYRVQLSLGAIGLLAQSLLLLPIAPIQGRVLDRLVGLAARGGPAGIAESDEATRVILAGLSVSAACIIARALLAWRVSAMMGRIAQEVVVALRGGLNRKLLRLPMAYFDAQQTGKLMARVTSDVGSVLTFINSGSLQLINDLILAAGIAVVLAWLEWRLALVALVVVPLYALNHRAFSRRIRRLSSEIRSQIAVLYALLSERVSAVRIVKSFAKEEAELSALDERIDAHRSMSWQNSRAAASLGALATLISGLGTVLVVGYGALLVGRGDLSFGQLMAFYALIGQLYGPIVRLTQFSASATATRISIERLFEVFDEPEPIADRPGALPLDATFGAICFRDVRFCYAPDSPAAIDGLNLEIRPGETVSILGASGSGKSTLLALILRLYDLTEGCGALLVDGTDVRDLRLGDLRRRFALVPQRAMLFEGTIRSNLLYACPEASESRMRRALEVADLAATIDAMPLGLDTPVGERGLSLSGGQRQRLALARAVVADPSVLLLDDCTSALDAETEARVQVALAEARPGRTTLIVSHKVASFRRADRILILEGGRVVEQGSHDDLISLGGRYAETFSRQTRSLAA, via the coding sequence ATGCCCACGACACCCCTCCCGGCCGCCTCTCCCCTCGAACGCCTGGAGGCCGAATTCCTGCGACCGTACCGTGTCCAGCTCTCCCTGGGGGCCATCGGCCTGCTGGCGCAATCGCTTCTCCTGCTCCCGATCGCGCCGATCCAGGGCCGGGTGCTCGACCGCCTCGTCGGCCTGGCAGCCCGAGGCGGGCCGGCCGGCATCGCTGAGTCGGACGAGGCGACCCGGGTGATCCTGGCCGGGCTGAGCGTGTCGGCCGCCTGCATCATCGCCCGGGCGCTGCTCGCCTGGCGGGTCTCGGCGATGATGGGCCGGATCGCCCAGGAGGTCGTCGTCGCCCTGCGAGGCGGCCTGAATCGCAAGCTCCTCCGCCTGCCTATGGCCTACTTCGACGCCCAGCAGACGGGCAAGCTGATGGCTCGCGTCACCAGCGACGTCGGCTCGGTCCTGACGTTCATCAACAGCGGCTCGCTCCAGCTCATCAACGACCTGATCCTGGCCGCCGGCATCGCCGTCGTGCTCGCCTGGCTCGAATGGCGGCTGGCCCTGGTGGCGCTGGTGGTTGTGCCGCTGTACGCCCTGAACCACCGGGCGTTCTCCAGGCGGATCCGCCGGCTATCGAGCGAGATCCGGTCGCAGATCGCCGTCCTCTACGCGTTGCTGAGCGAGCGCGTGTCGGCCGTCCGGATCGTCAAGTCGTTTGCTAAGGAAGAGGCCGAGCTGTCGGCCCTGGACGAGCGGATCGACGCCCATCGCAGCATGAGCTGGCAGAACTCGAGGGCCGCCGCGTCCCTCGGGGCGCTGGCGACGCTCATCAGCGGCCTTGGCACGGTCCTGGTCGTCGGCTACGGGGCCCTCCTCGTCGGGCGAGGCGACCTGAGCTTCGGCCAGTTGATGGCGTTCTATGCGTTGATCGGCCAGCTCTACGGGCCGATCGTCCGGCTCACCCAGTTCTCGGCCTCGGCGACAGCCACCCGCATCTCCATCGAACGACTTTTCGAGGTCTTCGACGAGCCCGAGCCGATCGCCGATCGCCCCGGCGCCCTGCCCCTCGATGCGACCTTCGGGGCGATCTGCTTCCGGGACGTCCGCTTCTGCTACGCCCCCGACTCCCCGGCGGCGATCGACGGACTGAACCTGGAGATCCGGCCGGGGGAGACGGTCAGCATCCTCGGCGCCTCCGGCTCCGGAAAGAGCACGCTGCTCGCCCTGATCCTCCGGCTCTACGACCTGACCGAAGGTTGTGGTGCCCTCCTCGTCGATGGCACGGACGTCCGCGACCTCCGGCTCGGCGACCTCCGCCGCAGGTTTGCCCTAGTGCCGCAGCGGGCGATGCTGTTCGAGGGGACGATCCGTTCGAACCTCCTGTACGCCTGCCCCGAGGCGTCCGAGTCTCGGATGCGTCGGGCCCTCGAGGTGGCCGACCTCGCCGCGACGATCGACGCGATGCCGCTCGGCCTGGATACCCCGGTCGGAGAGCGAGGCCTTTCCCTCTCGGGGGGCCAGCGTCAGCGGCTGGCGCTGGCTCGGGCCGTCGTGGCCGACCCGTCGGTGCTCCTGCTGGACGACTGCACCAGCGCCCTCGACGCCGAGACGGAGGCCCGCGTCCAGGTCGCCCTCGCGGAGGCTCGGCCCGGCCGGACCACGCTGATCGTCTCGCACAAGGTCGCTTCCTTCCGCCGGGCCGATCGGATCCTCATCCTCGAAGGGGGCCGGGTCGTCGAGCAGGGCTCCCACGACGACCTAATCAGCCTCGGAGGCCGTTACGCCGAGACCTTCAGCCGGCAGACGCGCTCGCTGGCGGCCTGA